The genomic region AGTCTTAGTAATCTCAGATGATGGTTgaaattatcatcatcatcacaatgcAGGCATGATACAGCAaatcaacacacagacacaaacgcaCACCAAACTAAGATAATTATGACGCTCGCGGTGTAAACAACTGTCATCCTTCACAACATTTTCATCATCGTCTGTCTCTCGCacacttttcatttcctctctctgtctggtgAATCCTGTTTTTCCCTCTGGAAGTGTCACtcaaagtgaaaagtgaacTGCGAGTGTGCAGACTGACTGAAGAGtaatatagtgtgtgtgtgtgagagagagcgagagaggaacTACATCATTTATAAGCGTTTTGTCATTTGTCTAAAAATGatgaatgtcatttttcatcgAAATTACACATTAAAGTTCAATCACGCGCAGTGATTCATGTTCACTTCCACTGGAGACGCGTGTTACACTCTGCTGTTGGCCACATTTGGATTTGTGTCTGCAGaagaacaggtttttttttttaacagttttctcCACGGGCAGAGGATAACTTAGGCAGGATTTAGCCTGGAGGATATTTTTGGTTCGGCAGTGCAAACACATATTGACTGCTGTGGAGATTGTCCTGGAATATTAATGCATAACTACATAACAAGCGCCTCCATAAATCCACTCTGCCCCCTGGACTCTCCTCCATAGCATTAGATCTCTTCATCCACTTTGGGGAGTCGGCCCCTAAAGTAAAACGGAGTCTCATGTGGAACACGGCGTGAGCCTCTGTGccacatcactgtgacatcttTGTAATTTTCAGCAGAGATTAGTGTTTGCCAGATTAAATTGTTATTGATGACATAGAGTTAACATGATTCAGCGAAAACAGTCGGAAAAGCTGCTTTTAaccaatccaaaaaaaaatcagaaaaacaaactgaacaaaacCCATGAcctctattcttttttttttctttatttaccaTGGTGATTATGTGCTTCatactttgatttatttctcattttgtttACTAATATTTTGTCCTAACTTTCATGCAGTGCACCTGACGGAACATTTTATCACATCTATATAGTCATTTACAAACCTTAAAtaccatatatatgtatggacgccacataaataatgtgttttcccctaaaacaaaatgtcaaatactGACATGaatcatatattatattatttcaaaGGCGGGATCTGGTAAAATAACTCACccacaaatgtcaaatgtgctGTCTTTTGTCGGTTTGCCTGTCTTACTGCATCCAGCATGACTGAAAAAATTGAGAATGGATTTTGATTACATGTTGTGGGGATGTACGTAGGTTACAAATTTTAACCAATTGTGAGATGgattgttgacatttttgctATTAGCTCTGCAAAAATGTGTtgctgtgaaaaagaaaaaaaaccataggtttttgttatttatgttttggtcCAAATCTGGACTTTAATCCACGCTGGCACTGTTGGAAACGGAGTGGCCTTGGTGGATACTTTCAGTCTCCGAGACGAGtgccttctcttctcttgttggATATAAAATTATTTGACATGGCCAGGATTTAATTTAGCTTCCAACCCCCCCGCATATAATCCAAGACAAGTAAATCGATTTGTTCAGCTTTTTCAAGCTCAAATTACAAGTaatgtaacataaaaaaactCCATAAATGATAAGATAAATGAAAGGCAAGTGCACACCTCGTATTTAGAGAACAAGGcaagtgttttaatgtgttcGTCCTATGTCTACGTCAGACGCGATATTTAAAAACGTCCCCAAAAAATCAACAgaactgtgtgtgaaatatggAAAGCCATGAAGTCACGCGTACATGATACATGGATACATGTATTAGTGCTACATAAAGTCctaacaatgttttatttatgtcaaagtgggtcaccttttttttttaatcaattttgGCCACATAGTTCTGTGTTTAATCTCAAAGAAGGGGTTCCCGTGCCAACAAATGCGACAAACTTTAGTtacaaaactttaaaaatcatcattttgcGGGTAAAATAGGTTTTTGagttgtcaaaaatgtctcttCTGATTCTAGAGGTTGCAGACACCTGGATTAGGGGAAATCCTCTGTTCTGCAAATACTCAAATATACTACAAATTCAGGTTgggtgtatgtatgtatgcatgcatatgtatgatgatatttcataaAGGACACATTCAGTCACTCACTCCTGTCACAGCTGCATACAAACAGCAGCATCTCTTCATATTGCAGCGACATAATCACGGTGATGGCTGTGTTAACCTTTCGCTCTGTGACTGTCGCCACAGACACGCTGCTACCAGTTCACCGATGACATCATCGCCATCACCTTCACTATTATCATCTGGTCCTGAGCTCGAGCTGCTACATCAccttcaccaccatcatcatcatcaccttttCCTCCCTGTGCTCCTGTACTGCAGCTGTACCACAGCACAtccatgatgctgctgctgctgctgctgctgctgagaggaaggaaggaaggagactCCGAGGGAACCTCCACAGCCTGACACATGCAGCTCGAACCGGAGAGGAGATCCGAAcctttccctctctcactctctgttaaACATGCCTCACTCTCTCAATGACCGCAGTCTCTATCTCATTACAGCGGATTAAAGCCTGGACATGAATGGACgtcgctgcagcagcagctttagtCAAGTGAACTCTCACACTGAGGGTCAAACCAGGCTCATGATTAAAACGCTACACACTGTACCCACACACTGTGTATCACAATGACCGGTGCGGATGCAGGGGAAAGCGTTTCCAGGCATGCACGCGCTGTATCGCCAAGAAAACGACCACATCCTGGAAATGTTCAGACTCGCACGCGCGGAATGAACCAGTCGTGTCGGCATCCGTTACGCAAGCCCGGTGTTCTAATCACAACTAAGTGCACACAAGCAAAAATGTAATTGGCATCTGGATGGAGGTTTTCCTCTGCGCCTCGGTGCAGCATCGCGCGTAAAAACGGGGAACAATGAAACCCTATTCACGGATGGAATGGAATCACACAGAACAGAATTGCAGATGAGGTTTTGCATACCTTCATTGCACCTCCCGTTCCAGGAATCTGCCGAGTAATGTCGGGACGACGACCATGGCAAGTGCACAGGGAATCAAACCATTACGTCTTCCCTCTCTCCgactgcttgtgtgtgtggagtgagcATAACGTAATGGCCAAGAGAGCCGCAGCCAACCACAGCGCGCACCGAGCTGCTGTTATCTTTAGCAGCCAATCCGCTCGAACATGGCACCGGGGTGGGCGTTCTGTGCCGTGCGTAAAGACGCATGTGCGAGCCGTGACAGTCAAGACAGACGCTTCATGCTACGTGCACAGCTTTGGTCCCATATGTGCAACGACAATAACAGTGGTGTGTAACGCGATCAGCTGCTGCAACAGCTAAACATTTCAGATTTTAGGATATTACTTCCCCcataatttcatttatataacacatttaagCAGAATAAGGACGGAAGAGTGCGAAACGCAGGCAAAGCCACAACATTTACGCCAATAATTAAagcaaaagaggaataaaataaaaaaaaatgtgacgcAAGAACAAGAAAGAGCGAATCTAAAGTGAACAATGCAATAAacattgtgtaaaaataataatgagacATATAAGCACATTATGTAAAAGCAAAATTGGGCTAAATGCATTATTATGATCTCATTTAATTCGGAGACGCAAACATGACATTACCatgccaaaataaaacacttatatattatatacagtagttcAACACATAAGACTGCCTGACCATGCATGTTTATATGTGAACACACAATATCTCCAGTAAGcagattggaaaaaaaaagaaaaggaaaaaaaagagggtttCCTCTTCTATCACATCGCCAGTAGCTGCCACGAGCCCGCAGGGGGCAGCAGATAGATCTGCATTATCATGACTAACATCAGTCAGACACAGCATGTTGTTcttttactgtacatgaatgCAGCTCACGCAGTACAGAACGTATAGGCAGGAGACAGAAGTCTgtaccaggaggagctggagtcaCTTTAAATGATCTGCCTTTTCCAGGATCCAATCAAACAGCGAGTTTGATTGGAGGCCTACAGGCCAAAAGTGACACACTTAACTGAACTGAATTATCCTCCTTACAACAAAGTAAGAATGTACCCACggttctcaagctgtggtaTGCAAGCTTCCCCAttgtggtacttggaggaaaatcagaaatgctgttctactgtatgtaccagggtatgtgatcagagtagAGATGCATTAAGCCCAATTAAGCATTAAGCTTTTACATAATGTCTTCTTTATATGTCTCATTAACATGGCGTCGTGGCTGCAGGTCAAACTTACTCTAATACACCAATACACACAAGACATAAGATGCTGCAGGTGTTCTGTATGACAtgttatttaaaggtccagtgtgtatgaatTAGTGACTCTAATCTAATAAATAGaagactcctctgctcacccaaCGCTGTTCCCATACATGTCGgtgaactacagtggccttcacttTACACagtctttcttctttgtttgcatactAAGCCCCCGCTTCAAAACTTGAAACACATTCTCTGGCTCGTCTTAGTGTGATTACACGCAAATATGTCCAATGGCTCCCAATAAATACGACcgttaaaatgtcaacaaagcaACTTAGAACTTAGAAAACATCCGTACAGTGTCAAGAGCTGCACATGCACCAATGTGTATACTAAAAACATTGAAAAGTAGATTAAAGAAACTGGAACCACAAAGGCTTTGGTAATGTTTCTTTCTGAACTCTAAACTCTGCAAAGCTGTGATCAgctaaaaaaaagcaaaaaaaaaccttgtacatcgcacttatgactagcacttcatagtttgatctacttgaagctcttacttacttctagctcttatttgtacccaaatgtttaaatgcacttttgtaaatctctttggataaaagcgttggctaaatgacatgtattgtaatgtaaaaagCTATTTCAATCCAATGAgttgagcacacacacactttaacagcCTCGTTCTTCCCACGCTACTAAGTATCTGTCTCACACAGCTGCATCCCATATTCACCCAGTTACACAACTCTCAGCTCACTCTCTGGCTCATGCGTCTTTGCCTCGACACTGTCCATGACCAGGATGCTGCTCACGTCACGGGCAAAAGATTTCACATCCTTGCTggtaaatctgtttttcatttgtttaagttCAAACTTTGCAGTTTACAGCGGGCTTTTGACAATCTGGGAGAGAGTCCAACGGGCCAACTGCCTCCAGGATTGTGAAATATGTGTACTAGAAAACAGAAAAGGTTTCTTTACCTCACTTCAGGGAACACACGCAtgcttacatacacacacacagaaagagagagagagtggatttAACATTTGTCTTTGCAGCCTGTAAAGGCCACTAGATGGAGCCTGTGTGCTTTATATAGGAAATTAATGTAATCTGCTGCTCATTTTGCTCTTCAATATCAAATCATTAGAATACAACTTCAGTTTAAagtttacattttctttctgcttctttttcctgCCTTAGTTTTTTGCAGTGGCGGAaagaacatttacacatttagtGTGTTTTAGTCCACACCGGTGCTTATTTTCACCACAGCACAGGGGTCTGTGCTGGATGCTCACTTGTGGAAAGCCTCTTCATCACTAACATCCTTGTAGAGGAGGACATACAAGACCTGGGTCTCACCGACTGTGCAAACACTAAGGTACAGATACAAGCTGGTAATTCTATATTATTCGTACATTCATGTCTTTAAAAGTATAAGTAAGTCATATCCATGGTGGCTGACATTTACTTGTTCTGTATAATGATGTGAAGCCTCAATAAAGTATATTATCTCTGTGGAAAGTTAGGTGCATGTtcaaaatgacttaaatgaCAATAACAGGAGTGATCAGTTATAGCCACCCTCTTCTGCTTAGTAAccaagtgttgtgtgtgttgtgtgtgtgaacagataGGGACAGAGTTTATCCGTGGTGTATCAGGAGGCGAGAGGAAGAGGTGCAGCATCGGGATGGAGCTCATCACTTCTCCGTCTCTGCTGTTTCTGGATGAACCAACCACAGGCCTGGATTCCAACACGGCAAACTCCCTCATCAAACTGCTGCACGAGTACCACACCGTTACTGATTTATCAAACATATAAGACGACACATGCTCATAATCACAGCTGTCACAATGGAATTAACATTCACTTTGGTCAGATCTCTGCTCCAGCAGCACTTTCATTGTCATCTGCCATCtttgtgttgatgatgatgacatatggtttggttttaataggtttttggttttttttaaatgtgtgtccaGCATGTCCAGGAGAGGTAAGACTGTGATCTTCTCCATCCACCAGCCACGATATTCCATCTTCAAACAGTTTGATCATCTGACCCTGATGCATAAAGGGGAGGTGGTGTATGCAGGAGCAGCAGACCATGCACTGGAATACTTCTCAGACCTTGgtacatagtgtgtgtgtgtgttgtcttgctTGTTAatgtagtgtttgtttttataaacactgaATGAGCACAGATAACATAACGTagcgtaacgtaacgtaacgtaacgtaacgtaacttagcgtaacgtaacgtaacgtaacgtaacatAGCGTTCTGATGctcaaacaatattttaaatgtctatGTTCCAATTCAATTCTTGACCTGTCAGGGTGTGGTATACTTGTGTGGTGGATATTTGTACATGTGTCATCATCgtggttgttgttttacattaatattgtgggggtgtttttttgggggACAGGCTACCAAATTGAATCCTTCAACAACCCTGCTGATTTCTTTATGGATGTCACAAATGGAGAGGCAAAATCAACAATTATGTCGATCTCTGCAGGTACGATTACACATactacacgcacacaaacacagtgttaaaacaacaacccaCTAAGGATGTTGCTTACGAGGGGAATTTTAGGAGTCTAATTAAACCCAGTGACTGAATTTGGTCAGAAATTCAACATCATTAGATGTTTTTTAGGACAATGCGACTATTCTGTCTATTATAGActatttgtatttaatatttaatattttatatttatacttatatataaatattgaaataaatacacttttaaaaaaaacgttgCGTTCCAAACTGTATATTGGAAAGACATCAAACAAGAGACATTGTATTTAATGTGTAGCTTTCAGCATTAACCAAAACACCTTGACATTTCACCGACCAAAAACCAAACCCTATTCCAGATACTgactgttgtaaaaaaaagagtgagggagagagaaaacctTCACACCGTCTGCCTTTATCTACAACATTGTCCTGTCTTTCCACAGATGACAGTCAAAATCCTTTGGCATCAAGGTATCGCCAGTCCTCACTGTGCCAGAGAGTCCTTGAGGAGCTCGGCCGTTTAAACCTGAGCAGTGCTGAACGCGGCAAAGGTCAAGATGAGCCAGTTGACTATGCAACCTCTTTTCTTTATCAGGTCAGCCTGCTCTGCATccaaagataaataaatcactgcttAGATAAGTTCATTATAAATGTACGATTGACAGAAACTGAAATGAATTCATACTGTGATGAGGCAGACTGTGTCAATCAGCTGTGAGGTCAGTGTGCTTGGCTGCCCGCTCAGTGAACCCAGTTTATCTTTTGATTGTCATTGTGGTCATAAAGTAattccctttgtgtgtgtgtgtgagacacagttACGTGTTGTGTGCGGCAGGACAGTGCGGAACTCTCTGAGGAACCCTCAGACCTCTTATGCCCAGCTGGCTCTCACCATCACTTTTGCTCTTCTGGTGGGGCTCATTTATTACCAGATGCCACTGTCGCTGCCTGAGGCGATACAGAACAGGTACTGATGTGGCAAACCTGCTTTATTAAAGCCAACAGTTGTATCTGCTCTCTATGTTCACCTCTgtgcactcctcctcctcctcctcctcctcagctcatCTGAAAGAAGAAATTGAAACATAAtggttttatttcttatttaataAGTCAGGCAGACTCAAGAGCTCTCTTCCATGAAAGACCCACGAATAAAGGAGCACTTATGAAACAAAGAATTCAGCATAATAGCAATTATGCTGAATCATAGAGCACATGAAGTACAGCTTTAACATCTCCAATGGTGATGTAGTGTTCACGTTTGAAGTTCATtgtacaatgtatacaatcctCACTTCAGTCAATGCAGATCTCTACATTTTCATCTTTACAGTGTGGATAGATTTCTTGGAATACATTGTCATACGTACATGTACTGCAGAAATATCAACAAtatgagggaaaaaagagaagcagaagaTTCAAAATAGccagcaaacacaacacaaaaagaaTAGAGTTAGAGAAGaataacattattacatttaaaccacTTCTGAGGACAGCttcaaatcattttctttgttcttttctggAACATATTTTGCATGTCATATGCAGGAAAATGTGAAGAGACAACAATATTgagaatatttgttttaaatgaaagtataaaactgataaaaaaaagacgaaaaaaaggaaaaggactGTATaagactgatatcagtatcaagAGATtctttgtgatattggtatcagacacaGAAAGTGTTATTCGCCCATCTTCAGTATGCATAATTATTTAGGgctatacagtatgtacagtgtaTGAGAGATAAGAAGCCTGGgaatctgtgtaaatgtgtggtaAAGACTCCATTTAAAACTAGATATTTCACACTTGTACCTTTCACCTTCATGTATATAAACAAGTGTTGGGACGTGACACCTGGAGTCATGTCAAAATTAGTGAGATAAGAAGCCTTGATGTCAAGGTGAGGAAACGTGCTTTTATGATGCTGCAATGCTATGTGATACTCTGGTTTATGGAGAGAAAACACCCAACAGAT from Solea senegalensis isolate Sse05_10M linkage group LG6, IFAPA_SoseM_1, whole genome shotgun sequence harbors:
- the LOC122770970 gene encoding broad substrate specificity ATP-binding cassette transporter ABCG2-like; protein product: MAKRAAANHSAHRAAVIFSSQSARTWHRGGRSVPTGVCAGCSLVESLFITNILVEEDIQDLGLTDCANTKIGTEFIRGVSGGERKRCSIGMELITSPSLLFLDEPTTGLDSNTANSLIKLLHDMSRRGKTVIFSIHQPRYSIFKQFDHLTLMHKGEVVYAGAADHALEYFSDLGYQIESFNNPADFFMDVTNGEAKSTIMSISADDSQNPLASRYRQSSLCQRVLEELGRLNLSSAERGKGQDEPVDYATSFLYQLRVVCGRTVRNSLRNPQTSYAQLALTITFALLVGLIYYQMPLSLPEAIQNRSGAFFFLIINMVFANLSAVELFINERVIFIHENSSGYYRTSVYFLSKIFADLIPNRVIPIIVFSCITYFMMGLRSGVEAFMCFVLTMSLVSLAGVGLAFLVSASVSTFAMANVLIALPLVFMMVFGGYLVSLNSMLSWLSWLQWISIFKYGLDAAFINEMRGQAFYSNRTIIPGEVFLDLRGLDYSAWGFWQNHVALLGMTFVCMSLAYVQLRRINRWK